From Vagococcus jeotgali, one genomic window encodes:
- a CDS encoding acyl carrier protein yields the protein MTREEAFKKIQVIVSEHFDVNEDTVTETMNIKTDLDADSISIMEFVLELEDVFDAEISDEDAEKLETIGAAVDYIVANQ from the coding sequence ATGACACGTGAGGAAGCTTTTAAGAAAATTCAAGTGATTGTATCTGAGCATTTTGATGTTAATGAAGATACAGTGACAGAGACAATGAATATTAAAACAGATTTAGATGCTGATTCTATTAGTATTATGGAGTTTGTTCTTGAATTAGAAGATGTTTTTGATGCAGAGATTTCTGATGAGGATGCAGAAAAATTAGAGACGATTGGTGCAGCGGTAGACTATATTGTAGCTAATCAATAA
- a CDS encoding response regulator transcription factor codes for MKGTILVVDDDTAIREAMKIYLEQDNYLVLEASDGVEALELLEEHTIHLVVMDIMMPNMDGIMVTYKIRQEKNVLILMFSAKSEEVDTIQGLQVGADDYLTKPFRPLELTARVKSLLRRYMNLGEYEARDADVLSVRGLSLNRTDKIVVVDNREVYLTKTEFNILELLMSHTGQVFFVQHIYESIWHETGFNVENTVSVHIRKIREKIEVDPKNPEYLKVVWGVGYKVEK; via the coding sequence TTGAAGGGAACCATATTAGTCGTAGATGATGACACAGCCATAAGAGAAGCTATGAAAATATATTTAGAACAAGATAATTATCTTGTGTTAGAAGCAAGTGACGGGGTTGAAGCTCTTGAATTATTAGAAGAACATACGATTCACTTAGTGGTGATGGATATTATGATGCCAAATATGGACGGGATTATGGTAACTTATAAAATCAGACAGGAAAAAAATGTCCTCATACTCATGTTTAGTGCTAAAAGTGAGGAAGTTGATACCATTCAAGGTTTACAAGTTGGAGCAGATGATTATCTAACTAAGCCTTTTAGACCACTAGAGCTGACAGCCAGGGTGAAGTCACTACTACGCCGGTATATGAATCTTGGTGAGTATGAGGCAAGAGATGCTGATGTATTAAGTGTTAGAGGCTTGTCTTTAAATCGAACTGATAAAATAGTGGTAGTTGATAATAGGGAAGTCTATTTAACTAAAACAGAGTTCAATATTTTAGAGTTACTCATGTCTCATACAGGACAAGTATTCTTCGTGCAACATATTTACGAGTCAATCTGGCATGAAACAGGTTTTAATGTGGAAAACACGGTGTCTGTTCACATTAGGAAAATCAGAGAAAAAATTGAAGTGGATCCGAAAAATCCAGAATATTTAAAGGTGGTGTGGGGCGTTGGTTATAAAGTGGAAAAATAA
- a CDS encoding Stp1/IreP family PP2C-type Ser/Thr phosphatase, protein MQIEFQTSVGRKRKNNQDTVGVYFNKKGIILAIVADGMGGHQAGDTASYLAVTGLGSVWEETMLTQKSEITDWLVEHIKEENFRIFDKGSKDPDMFGMGTTIVATVIIDSEILLAHVGDSRAYLICDGEIKQLTEDHSLVNELVKSGEITQEMANVHPKRNILLRSIGVPGDIEVDISWLTFASGDYMLLCSDGLTNMLSDEEIKRIILKPTPLNDRVNQLIEKANEAGGMDNITALLIEFNDELWEDKT, encoded by the coding sequence ATGCAAATTGAATTCCAGACAAGTGTAGGACGCAAAAGAAAAAACAATCAAGATACTGTAGGTGTTTATTTTAATAAAAAAGGGATTATTTTAGCCATCGTTGCTGATGGTATGGGTGGTCACCAAGCAGGGGATACTGCGAGTTATCTTGCCGTCACTGGACTAGGTAGTGTTTGGGAAGAGACGATGTTGACACAAAAATCAGAAATCACAGATTGGCTAGTAGAACATATTAAAGAGGAGAACTTCCGAATTTTTGATAAAGGAAGTAAAGATCCTGATATGTTTGGTATGGGGACGACAATTGTGGCAACAGTTATTATCGATTCAGAGATTTTGTTGGCTCATGTAGGTGATAGTCGTGCTTATTTAATCTGTGATGGCGAGATTAAACAATTAACAGAAGACCACTCTTTAGTCAATGAGTTAGTCAAATCTGGTGAAATCACGCAAGAAATGGCAAATGTTCATCCAAAACGTAATATTTTATTGCGCTCAATTGGAGTACCTGGAGATATTGAAGTTGATATCTCATGGTTGACATTTGCATCAGGTGATTATATGCTGCTATGTTCTGATGGCTTAACAAATATGTTGTCAGATGAAGAAATCAAGCGAATTATTTTAAAACCAACGCCTCTAAATGATAGGGTTAATCAATTAATTGAGAAAGCAAATGAAGCAGGTGGGATGGATAACATCACGGCCCTTTTAATTGAGTTTAATGATGAGCTTTGGGAGGACAAAACATGA
- a CDS encoding DAK2 domain-containing protein, producing MRRNILVEVKAINGGQFQSMVQVGANRLNQNAEYVNSLNVFPVPDGDTGTNMDLSMTSGAKAVREATTEHVGELTKILSKGLLMGARGNSGVILSQIFRGFSKKVESKDVLTAQDLADAFKNGMETAYKAVMKPVEGTILTVSRGAAIGAEKKAKESDDCLEVLEAALVGAKKALEKTPDMLPVLKEVGVVDSGGQGLVYIYEGFLESLSGKVVESDVYQPSPAQMEDMVNAEHHRGVQGHMATEDITFGYCTEIMVRIGDGPTVDSEFDYDEFRNYLNEIGDSLLVVADDEIIKVHVHTEQPGEVMNYGQKFGSLIKIKVDNMRVQHETLLDEQTTAPVAKKERTPYGIISVAAGNGLQELFKSMGVNYMISGGQTMNPSTEDILTAIDAVNAEKVIILPNNKNIFMAADQAAEVSEVPAIVIPSKTVSQGMTALLGFNDQATLEENQTNMLEMLNGVTSGQVTTAVRDTSINGVEIKTDDNLGMVEGKIVVSTPSRFDASEATLKQMITEDTEIVTILIGEEGTQEEASLLEAAILEIDGDLEVEIHQGDQPVYPYLFAAE from the coding sequence ATGAGGAGGAACATTTTAGTGGAAGTAAAAGCAATCAACGGTGGGCAGTTTCAATCAATGGTACAAGTTGGTGCCAATCGTTTAAATCAAAATGCTGAGTACGTCAATTCTTTAAATGTTTTCCCAGTACCTGATGGGGATACGGGAACAAATATGGATTTATCAATGACAAGTGGTGCTAAAGCAGTCAGAGAAGCGACAACAGAACATGTAGGAGAGTTAACTAAAATCTTGTCAAAAGGATTGTTAATGGGAGCTAGAGGGAACTCTGGTGTCATCTTATCTCAAATTTTTAGAGGTTTTTCTAAAAAAGTAGAATCAAAAGATGTCTTAACAGCTCAGGATTTGGCTGATGCCTTTAAAAATGGTATGGAAACAGCTTATAAAGCAGTCATGAAACCTGTTGAAGGTACTATTTTAACTGTATCACGTGGTGCAGCAATTGGTGCTGAGAAAAAAGCTAAAGAATCAGATGATTGTTTAGAAGTATTAGAAGCAGCCTTAGTTGGTGCTAAAAAAGCATTAGAAAAAACACCAGATATGTTACCTGTTTTAAAAGAAGTTGGTGTTGTAGATAGTGGTGGCCAAGGACTTGTTTACATCTATGAAGGGTTTTTAGAATCTTTATCTGGAAAAGTTGTAGAAAGTGACGTGTATCAACCATCTCCTGCTCAAATGGAAGATATGGTTAATGCAGAGCATCACAGAGGTGTTCAGGGGCATATGGCAACTGAAGACATAACGTTTGGTTATTGTACTGAAATTATGGTACGTATTGGAGACGGTCCGACAGTTGATAGTGAGTTTGATTATGATGAGTTTAGAAACTACCTAAATGAAATTGGTGATTCACTACTTGTTGTAGCTGATGATGAGATTATAAAAGTTCACGTTCATACAGAACAACCTGGTGAAGTGATGAATTACGGTCAAAAATTTGGTTCGTTAATCAAAATCAAAGTAGATAACATGCGTGTTCAACATGAAACATTACTTGATGAGCAAACAACAGCTCCAGTTGCTAAAAAAGAACGTACGCCTTACGGAATTATTTCAGTAGCAGCAGGTAATGGCTTACAGGAATTATTCAAGAGTATGGGTGTTAACTACATGATTAGTGGTGGGCAAACAATGAACCCAAGTACAGAAGATATCTTAACAGCGATTGATGCAGTCAATGCTGAGAAGGTTATCATCTTACCTAACAATAAAAATATCTTTATGGCAGCAGATCAAGCAGCAGAAGTAAGTGAGGTTCCTGCAATCGTGATTCCATCTAAAACTGTATCTCAAGGAATGACAGCTCTACTTGGATTTAACGATCAAGCAACGCTAGAAGAGAACCAAACAAACATGTTAGAGATGTTAAATGGTGTCACAAGTGGTCAAGTTACAACTGCTGTTCGTGATACAAGCATTAATGGTGTGGAAATTAAAACAGATGACAACTTAGGTATGGTTGAAGGTAAGATTGTTGTCTCAACACCAAGTCGTTTTGATGCTAGTGAGGCAACTCTTAAACAAATGATCACAGAAGATACAGAAATTGTGACGATTTTAATTGGAGAAGAAGGAACGCAAGAAGAAGCTTCTTTACTTGAAGCAGCCATTCTTGAAATCGATGGCGATTTAGAAGTTGAGATCCATCAAGGTGATCAACCAGTTTATCCTTATCTTTTTGCAGCAGAATAA
- the rsgA gene encoding ribosome small subunit-dependent GTPase A: MPKGQIRKALSGFYYIEYEGITYQTRARGNFRNRNITPLVGDWVEFESTNETDGYILDVYPRENELVRPTVANIDQGVIVTSCVEPKFSTNLLDRFLVTLEEKHIEPIIYITKMDLASSDEVSAMEEIQRVYEKIGYPVILASQGSTKELIPFFKDELTVFMGQSGAGKSTLLNELSPELALKVGEISEALGRGKHTTRHVELIELYGGLVADTPGFSSIDFLEMTLDELPKNFPEFMEASEYCKFRECHHIKEPKCEVKHRVEQGEILQSRYDDYLQFHEEIKNRKPMYNKKK; this comes from the coding sequence ATGCCTAAGGGACAAATTAGAAAAGCATTAAGTGGTTTTTATTATATTGAATATGAAGGTATCACGTATCAAACAAGAGCTAGAGGGAATTTTAGAAATAGAAACATCACACCTTTAGTTGGAGATTGGGTGGAGTTTGAAAGTACAAATGAAACGGATGGTTATATTTTAGATGTATACCCTAGAGAAAATGAACTTGTTCGACCAACTGTTGCTAATATTGATCAAGGAGTGATTGTCACTAGTTGTGTTGAGCCCAAGTTTTCAACAAATTTACTCGACCGATTTTTAGTCACTCTTGAGGAAAAGCATATTGAGCCAATTATTTATATTACAAAAATGGATTTAGCTTCTTCTGATGAAGTGAGTGCTATGGAGGAAATTCAAAGAGTATATGAAAAAATTGGTTATCCAGTCATACTTGCTAGTCAAGGTTCTACTAAAGAATTAATTCCGTTTTTTAAAGATGAGTTAACTGTTTTTATGGGACAATCTGGGGCTGGTAAATCAACTTTATTAAATGAGTTATCACCAGAACTTGCTTTAAAAGTAGGTGAAATATCTGAAGCTTTAGGTCGTGGTAAACATACAACAAGACATGTGGAATTAATTGAACTTTATGGCGGTTTAGTAGCAGATACTCCAGGATTTTCTTCAATTGATTTTTTAGAGATGACTTTAGATGAGTTACCTAAAAATTTCCCTGAATTTATGGAGGCTTCAGAGTATTGCAAATTTAGAGAGTGTCACCATATAAAAGAGCCAAAATGTGAAGTGAAGCATCGAGTAGAGCAAGGTGAGATATTACAATCACGCTATGATGATTATCTTCAGTTTCATGAAGAAATTAAAAATAGAAAACCGATGTACAATAAAAAGAAATAA
- a CDS encoding ABC transporter ATP-binding protein has translation MFVDNKLLDVRNLHTGFRIKDRYYDALDDVSLTLDKNEILAIVGESGCGKSTLAMTIMGLQDPKNTKITGDIIYNDLNLVGLSETLYNKIRGNDIGMIFQDPLSALNPLMRIGDQIAESLYYHTDLNEKQRTTRAIELLNQVGINNPERVADQYPHELSGGMRQRVIIAIAISCKPPIIIADEPTTALDVTIQAQILDLLSDLQKETEAGIILITHDLGVVAEMADRVAVMYGGQIVEEAPVDVLFSNPQHPYTRSLLNSIPQEDAYDSELHVIEGTVPSLVNMSRNGCRFAPRIPWIPESDHEENPTLHEIEPGHLVRCTCYKHFHFKEEDEA, from the coding sequence TTGTTTGTTGACAATAAATTATTAGACGTGAGAAACTTGCACACAGGATTTCGAATAAAAGATCGTTACTATGATGCGCTTGACGATGTATCACTGACATTAGATAAAAATGAAATTTTAGCAATTGTTGGGGAGTCTGGTTGTGGTAAAAGTACACTTGCTATGACAATCATGGGCTTACAAGATCCAAAGAATACTAAAATTACAGGGGATATTATTTACAATGATTTAAATCTTGTAGGATTATCCGAGACGCTTTATAACAAGATAAGAGGAAATGATATTGGGATGATTTTCCAAGATCCATTGTCAGCTTTAAATCCATTGATGCGCATTGGTGATCAAATAGCAGAATCTCTCTATTACCATACAGATTTAAATGAAAAACAGCGAACAACTAGAGCTATCGAGTTACTTAATCAAGTAGGAATCAATAACCCTGAGCGAGTTGCGGACCAATACCCACATGAACTATCAGGTGGGATGAGGCAGCGTGTTATTATTGCCATTGCTATTTCATGTAAACCACCAATCATTATCGCAGATGAGCCAACGACAGCCTTAGATGTCACCATTCAAGCACAAATTTTAGATTTATTGAGTGACTTACAAAAAGAGACTGAGGCAGGCATTATCTTAATCACCCATGATTTAGGTGTTGTTGCAGAAATGGCAGACCGAGTAGCTGTTATGTATGGTGGTCAAATTGTAGAAGAAGCACCAGTGGATGTGCTATTTTCTAACCCACAACATCCTTATACTCGTTCATTACTGAATTCTATACCACAGGAAGATGCTTATGATTCTGAGTTACATGTTATTGAAGGGACAGTTCCTTCATTAGTTAACATGTCAAGAAACGGGTGCCGTTTTGCACCGCGTATACCTTGGATACCAGAGTCTGATCACGAGGAAAACCCAACATTACATGAAATAGAACCAGGTCATCTTGTTCGTTGTACATGTTATAAGCATTTTCACTTTAAAGAAGAGGATGAAGCATAA
- the recG gene encoding ATP-dependent DNA helicase RecG, translating into MMSLTDSISILSGVGEKRMEVLKTLGIETINDLLMYFPFRYEDIQEKSLEEISDQEKVVLKGIALSDPVVNFYGFKKSRLIFRMMVDQAVVTVTFFNQPFLKSKIHTSEEVAIFGKWDAKRKSLTGLKVMATKDGDEEFAPIYSVNKQIKQQTLVALIKQAIDLSGDEVEENLPQYLLEKYRLMPKDQAVKAMHFPESIEENKLARRRLAFEEFFLFQMNMIQLKRQETAKEFGHAIQYDINQLKEFIKTLPFELTCAQKRVVNEICADMKSPYHMHRLLQGDVGSGKTMVAALALYAVVTAGFQGALMVPTEILAEQHMESLTELFKGSGVDVALLTSSTKAKARRDILERLSQGEIDIMVGTHSLIQDEVIFNRLGLVITDEQHRFGVNQRRILREKGDQPDVLFMTATPIPRTLAITAYGEMDVSVIDELPAGRKPIETRWVLPKQMDSVLESMERLLKSGQQAYVICPLIEESEILDVKNATEIYEHLSTFFKSRYQVGLLHGKMKSQEKEEIMANFKDNQTQVLVSTTVIEVGVNVPNATMMMIIDADRFGLAQLHQLRGRVGRDSKASYCVLVANPKSEQGKERMKIMTESTDGFVLSEKDLEMRGPGDFFGAKQSGLPDFKVGDMVADFIMLETAREEAILLWQDNQWVEKVENKELAKSMAKHQGDLIYLD; encoded by the coding sequence ATGATGAGTTTAACAGATTCTATCAGCATACTAAGCGGTGTTGGGGAAAAGCGCATGGAAGTATTAAAAACACTTGGTATAGAAACGATAAACGATTTATTAATGTATTTTCCTTTTCGTTATGAAGATATCCAGGAGAAAAGTTTGGAAGAAATTAGCGATCAGGAAAAAGTAGTGTTAAAAGGTATTGCTTTATCTGATCCTGTGGTTAATTTTTACGGATTTAAAAAGAGTCGTCTAATTTTTCGTATGATGGTAGACCAAGCGGTAGTAACAGTTACTTTTTTCAATCAACCTTTTTTAAAGAGTAAGATTCATACCTCAGAGGAAGTAGCGATTTTTGGAAAGTGGGATGCTAAAAGAAAATCTTTAACTGGATTAAAAGTAATGGCAACCAAAGATGGTGATGAGGAGTTTGCTCCAATTTATAGTGTGAATAAACAAATCAAACAGCAAACACTTGTTGCTCTTATTAAACAGGCTATTGATTTATCTGGAGATGAAGTTGAAGAAAATTTACCACAATACTTACTGGAAAAATACCGGTTGATGCCTAAAGATCAAGCAGTAAAAGCGATGCATTTTCCTGAGAGTATTGAGGAGAATAAGTTAGCAAGAAGAAGGTTGGCTTTTGAAGAATTTTTCTTATTCCAAATGAATATGATCCAACTCAAACGTCAAGAGACTGCCAAGGAATTTGGCCATGCTATTCAGTATGATATCAATCAACTAAAAGAATTTATTAAAACATTGCCTTTTGAGTTGACTTGTGCCCAAAAACGAGTAGTGAATGAAATTTGCGCTGATATGAAAAGTCCTTACCACATGCATCGTCTGCTTCAAGGAGACGTTGGGAGCGGTAAGACTATGGTAGCAGCCCTTGCTTTGTATGCAGTGGTAACAGCTGGGTTTCAAGGTGCTTTAATGGTACCAACAGAGATCCTTGCAGAACAGCATATGGAGAGTTTAACAGAACTGTTTAAAGGAAGTGGTGTTGACGTTGCTTTATTAACAAGTTCAACAAAAGCAAAAGCTAGACGGGATATACTAGAGCGTTTGTCTCAAGGGGAGATAGATATTATGGTAGGAACACATTCTCTTATCCAAGATGAGGTCATCTTTAATCGTTTGGGGTTAGTGATTACTGATGAGCAACATCGTTTTGGTGTGAATCAACGGCGTATTTTAAGAGAAAAAGGTGATCAACCTGATGTGTTATTTATGACAGCAACACCTATTCCAAGAACATTAGCGATTACCGCTTACGGGGAGATGGATGTATCAGTCATTGATGAGTTACCAGCCGGTAGAAAACCCATTGAGACTAGGTGGGTTTTACCTAAGCAAATGGATAGCGTACTAGAATCTATGGAGAGACTTCTCAAATCTGGTCAACAAGCTTATGTGATTTGTCCTTTAATAGAAGAATCTGAAATATTAGATGTTAAAAACGCGACAGAGATCTATGAACACTTGTCAACTTTTTTTAAGTCTAGATACCAAGTGGGTTTACTACATGGCAAGATGAAATCTCAAGAAAAAGAAGAGATTATGGCAAATTTTAAAGATAATCAAACACAAGTCCTAGTCTCTACGACCGTTATTGAGGTTGGAGTGAATGTACCTAATGCTACGATGATGATGATTATTGATGCAGACCGCTTTGGCTTAGCGCAACTTCACCAGTTAAGAGGACGGGTTGGCCGAGATTCTAAGGCTTCGTATTGTGTGTTAGTTGCAAACCCTAAAAGTGAGCAGGGAAAAGAGCGAATGAAGATTATGACAGAGTCAACTGATGGTTTTGTTTTAAGTGAGAAGGATCTAGAAATGCGAGGACCAGGAGACTTTTTTGGTGCTAAACAATCGGGATTACCTGATTTCAAAGTAGGAGATATGGTAGCTGATTTTATAATGCTAGAAACAGCACGAGAAGAAGCGATTTTACTTTGGCAAGATAATCAGTGGGTGGAAAAAGTAGAAAATAAAGAATTAGCTAAAAGTATGGCAAAGCATCAAGGTGATTTGATTTACCTAGATTAA
- the rpe gene encoding ribulose-phosphate 3-epimerase, whose protein sequence is MVKIAPSILSADFANLGRDVERIEAGGADYVHIDVMDGQFVPNITFGANVVSAIRPTTDLVFDVHLMIVDPERFVDDFIKAGSDIITVHAESTTHLHRVIQQIKQGGAKAGVVINPGTPVAMIEPVLSMVDLVLIMTVNPGFGGQAFLPECLDKVSELAVLREKYDYHYEIEVDGGVDDKTAVACVNAGADVLVAGSYVYGVSDVAGQIAKLKEGGKK, encoded by the coding sequence ATGGTAAAAATAGCACCGTCAATTTTAAGCGCAGATTTTGCAAATTTAGGAAGAGATGTTGAGCGAATTGAAGCAGGTGGCGCCGATTATGTTCATATTGATGTCATGGATGGTCAATTTGTTCCTAATATCACATTTGGAGCTAATGTAGTATCAGCTATTCGTCCAACAACTGATTTAGTTTTTGATGTTCATTTAATGATTGTAGATCCTGAGCGTTTTGTTGATGATTTTATTAAAGCAGGCTCAGATATTATTACCGTTCATGCTGAAAGTACGACACACTTACACCGAGTGATTCAACAAATTAAACAAGGCGGGGCTAAGGCAGGCGTGGTAATCAATCCTGGGACACCGGTTGCAATGATTGAACCAGTTCTTTCTATGGTTGATTTAGTATTAATTATGACAGTTAACCCAGGTTTTGGTGGTCAGGCCTTTTTACCAGAGTGTTTAGACAAAGTGTCAGAACTAGCTGTTTTACGAGAAAAATATGATTATCACTATGAAATTGAAGTAGATGGTGGTGTGGATGATAAGACAGCAGTTGCTTGTGTTAATGCGGGGGCTGATGTGTTAGTTGCTGGATCTTATGTGTACGGAGTAAGTGATGTGGCAGGACAAATTGCTAAACTAAAAGAAGGTGGCAAAAAATGA
- the rpmB gene encoding 50S ribosomal protein L28: protein MAKECYITGRKARSGNNRSHAMNASKRTWGANLQKVRILVDGKPKKVWVSTRALKSGKVERV from the coding sequence ATGGCAAAAGAATGTTATATAACTGGTCGTAAAGCAAGAAGTGGTAACAACCGCTCTCACGCAATGAACGCTTCTAAACGTACTTGGGGTGCTAACTTACAAAAAGTTCGTATCTTAGTAGACGGTAAACCAAAAAAAGTTTGGGTTTCTACTCGTGCTTTAAAATCAGGTAAAGTTGAGCGTGTTTAA
- a CDS encoding thiamine diphosphokinase has translation MIQQVVIVSGGVPSRWPDLSELDMNQTAIIGVDRGVRFALEAGFNVDIAVGDFDSLTTDEFQNMTKEISIIKTSVPEKDDTDTELGVLMAMEHYPGLPVIIIGGTGGRIDHFLCNLWFPLQPRFSKMIPLIHLWDKWNKVSYFHPGDYEILKDPLFDYLAFVCFTPVTGLYLREVKYPLNDVTLYHPMSYASNEFLTEKANFSFHSGIMGVIQSMDETFE, from the coding sequence ATGATCCAGCAAGTGGTTATCGTCTCAGGAGGTGTGCCAAGTAGATGGCCTGACTTATCGGAGCTGGATATGAATCAAACAGCTATTATTGGGGTAGATAGGGGAGTCAGGTTTGCTTTAGAGGCAGGCTTCAATGTGGATATTGCAGTAGGTGATTTTGATTCTTTAACGACTGATGAGTTTCAAAATATGACAAAAGAAATTTCTATTATTAAAACGTCAGTCCCAGAAAAAGATGATACAGATACAGAGCTTGGCGTGTTGATGGCTATGGAACACTATCCAGGTTTACCTGTTATTATTATCGGCGGGACAGGTGGTAGAATAGATCATTTTTTGTGTAATCTATGGTTTCCCTTGCAACCTAGGTTTTCGAAGATGATCCCCTTGATTCACTTGTGGGACAAATGGAATAAAGTATCTTACTTTCATCCTGGGGATTATGAGATTTTAAAAGATCCATTATTTGATTATTTAGCCTTTGTTTGTTTTACACCAGTGACAGGTCTTTATTTAAGAGAGGTTAAATACCCCTTAAATGATGTGACACTGTATCACCCTATGAGTTATGCTAGTAATGAATTTTTAACTGAAAAAGCAAATTTTTCTTTTCATTCAGGTATTATGGGTGTGATTCAGTCAATGGATGAAACATTTGAATAG
- a CDS encoding Asp23/Gls24 family envelope stress response protein: MAVKIKTQAGTIEISNDVIATVVGGAAIDIYGIVGMASKNQIKDNLNDILGKENYSRGVVVRQEENGVAIDVYIMVSYGTKISEVSRNAQEKVKYNLETMLGVVANSVNIFIQGVRVLPE; encoded by the coding sequence ATGGCTGTTAAAATTAAAACACAAGCTGGAACCATTGAAATTTCAAATGATGTGATTGCAACAGTAGTAGGTGGTGCTGCCATAGACATTTACGGAATTGTAGGCATGGCAAGTAAAAATCAAATCAAAGATAATCTAAACGATATTTTAGGTAAAGAAAACTACTCACGTGGTGTCGTTGTTCGTCAAGAGGAAAACGGTGTAGCCATTGATGTGTATATTATGGTAAGTTATGGAACAAAAATTTCAGAAGTCAGCCGTAATGCACAAGAGAAAGTAAAATATAATCTTGAAACAATGCTTGGCGTCGTTGCCAATTCGGTGAATATTTTTATCCAAGGTGTTCGTGTATTACCTGAGTAA
- the plsX gene encoding phosphate acyltransferase PlsX → MKIAVDAMGGDFAPKAIVEGVMLAKQDFPDIEFLLYGKEDAIKEFVTDEKNITIIHTDEKIESDDEPVKAIRRKKQASMVLAAQAVKNGEADALFSAGNTGALLAAGLFVIGRIKQVERPGLMTTMPVFTGETGAGFDFIDMGANADNKPEHLLTYGILASYYAKHVRGIQNPRVGLLNNGTEATKGSELTKAAYELLSHEASLNFVGNVEARDLFDGVADVVVTDGFTGNAVLKTIEGTAMAIMSNLKSSILNSGLKGKMGAVLLKDSLRGLKDKLDYSSHGGAVLFGVKAPVVKTHGSTGPDAVRYTIKQIHTMLEKDVVGNLIHYFEEEKSK, encoded by the coding sequence ATGAAAATTGCAGTAGATGCTATGGGTGGCGATTTTGCACCAAAAGCAATTGTTGAAGGTGTGATGTTAGCAAAACAAGATTTTCCTGATATTGAATTTTTATTATATGGAAAAGAAGATGCTATTAAAGAATTTGTGACTGATGAGAAAAACATCACAATTATTCATACTGATGAAAAAATTGAAAGTGATGATGAACCAGTTAAAGCGATTCGTCGTAAAAAACAAGCCTCTATGGTTTTAGCAGCACAGGCTGTAAAAAATGGTGAAGCAGATGCCCTGTTTTCAGCAGGAAATACAGGGGCCTTGCTTGCAGCTGGTTTATTTGTGATTGGCCGAATTAAACAAGTAGAAAGACCTGGATTAATGACGACGATGCCAGTATTTACTGGGGAAACGGGCGCTGGGTTTGATTTTATCGATATGGGAGCTAATGCTGACAACAAGCCAGAGCATCTATTGACTTATGGTATTTTAGCATCATATTATGCCAAACATGTCCGTGGTATTCAAAATCCAAGGGTAGGTCTATTAAATAACGGAACAGAAGCAACAAAGGGTAGTGAACTAACAAAAGCTGCTTATGAATTGCTAAGTCATGAGGCAAGTCTTAACTTTGTGGGTAATGTAGAAGCGCGTGACTTATTTGATGGTGTTGCTGATGTAGTGGTAACTGATGGGTTTACTGGAAATGCTGTGTTAAAAACGATTGAAGGGACAGCTATGGCTATTATGTCTAACTTGAAATCCTCTATTTTAAATAGTGGGCTAAAGGGTAAAATGGGAGCTGTGTTATTAAAAGATAGCTTGCGCGGGCTTAAAGATAAGCTTGATTACTCAAGTCATGGTGGAGCAGTATTGTTTGGTGTAAAGGCTCCAGTTGTTAAAACTCATGGGTCAACAGGGCCTGATGCGGTGAGATATACGATTAAACAAATCCATACGATGCTTGAAAAAGATGTTGTAGGTAACTTAATTCATTATTTTGAAGAAGAAAAGTCGAAGTAG